The sequence CGATAGGGAGGTCAACTCCGAGATCGGAGCCGCGGCGAAGAGGCGCGGCATACCGGTGAGCGTCGCGGACAACGCCGCGGCGTGCAGCTTCTTCTTCCCGTCGCTCGTGACGTGCGGCGAGGCGTCCGCGTCGGTATCGGCCGGCGCCTTGAGCCCCGCTCTGACCCGCAGGCTGGCGGAGAGGCTGCGCTCCGTCTGGGAAGAATGGGTGAAAGAAGAACGTTCTGCCGTTGAAGGCGAAAAGGATAAAAAAAATGAGTAAGAGGACGATACGTTTCGGAAGCAGAAAAAGCGAGCTCGCCGCGATACAGGCGAGAATCGTGATGGACGCGGTAGCGCGCGCACATCCGGAGTTAGCGGTGGAGCTCGTGGCGATGGAGACGTCTGGCGACAGGAACATGAAGCCCTTCTCCGAAGCCTCCGACAAATTCGGGATAAAGGGGCTCTTCACGCAGGAGATCGAAGAGGCGCTGCGCTCCGGCGCGATAGACGTCGCGGTGCACAGCCTCAAGGATATGCCGGTGAACGCCGCCTCGGCCCTGCCGATCGTCGCCTGCCCGAAGCGCGGGGATCCGCGCGACGCCCTCGTCCTGCCGGCCGGCCGCGCGCTGCTCGAGCAAGGGGGCGCCGTAGGCTGTTCGTCGGCGCGCCGGCGCCTACAGCTTGCCGCGCTCCTGCCGGGAGTTTCGGCCGCGCCGGTGCGCGGCAACGTCAACACGAGACTGCGCAAGCTCGACGGCGGAGATTTTTCCGCTCTCGTGCTCGCCGCCGCGGGTCTCAGGCGCCTCGGCCTCGGGAAGCGGATATCCAGATTCTTCGAGCCCTGCGAGATGGTTCCGGCCCCCGGGCAGGGGATAATCGCCTGCCAGGGGCGCGCCGGCGGAGATTATTATTATCTTGACGCGCTGCGCGACAGAGACACCGAGCTCTGCGGCGAGGTCGAGAGGGCTTTCTCCGCCGAGCTCGGCGGAGGCTGCACCGCCCCCGTCGGCGCCTTCGCGGAAATCAGCGGCAAGGAAATAAAAATAATCGGCTTCTGCTGCGGCGAAGGCGGCGCCCGCCGCGCTTCGATAAGCGGCAGGGCCTGCGAAGGAGTGAAGCTCGCCGTAGCTCTCGCGCGGAAGCTTTCAGGGAGGGAAGGGGCATGACTAAAGGCGGAGGATTTGTCGCGCTGATCGGCGCGGGCCCCGGCGACGCCGGGCTTTTGACTCTGCGCGGCCGCGAGCTGCTCGCAGCGGCGCAGTGCGTCGTCTACGACAGGCTCGTCGGCGACGGCGTGCTGGCGATGATGCCGCCGGAGGCCGTGAAGATAAACGTCGGAAAGGTCGGCGGCGGCCATTTCGTGCCGCAGCAGGAGATAAACGGCATACTCGTGCGCGAGGCGCAGAAGGGGCGCTTCGTCGTCCGCCTGAAGGGCGGAGACCCCTTCGTCTTCGGTCGCGGCGGCGAGGAGATAGAAGCGCT is a genomic window of Synergistes jonesii containing:
- the hemC gene encoding hydroxymethylbilane synthase → MSKRTIRFGSRKSELAAIQARIVMDAVARAHPELAVELVAMETSGDRNMKPFSEASDKFGIKGLFTQEIEEALRSGAIDVAVHSLKDMPVNAASALPIVACPKRGDPRDALVLPAGRALLEQGGAVGCSSARRRLQLAALLPGVSAAPVRGNVNTRLRKLDGGDFSALVLAAAGLRRLGLGKRISRFFEPCEMVPAPGQGIIACQGRAGGDYYYLDALRDRDTELCGEVERAFSAELGGGCTAPVGAFAEISGKEIKIIGFCCGEGGARRASISGRACEGVKLAVALARKLSGREGA